The following are from one region of the Oreochromis aureus strain Israel breed Guangdong linkage group 1, ZZ_aureus, whole genome shotgun sequence genome:
- the LOC116334291 gene encoding ras-related protein Rab-11A produces the protein MGTRDDEYDYLFKVVLIGDSGVGKSNLLSRFTRNEFNLESKSTIGVEFATRSIQVDGKTVKAQIWDTAGQERYRAITSAYYRGAVGALLVYDIAKHLTYENVERWLKELRDHADSNIVIMLVGNKSDLRHLRAVPTDEARAFAEKNGLSFLETSALDSTNVETAFQTILTEIYRIVSQKQMSERQESDMSPSNNVVNIQVQPTENKPKMQCCQNI, from the exons TGGTCCTTATTGGGGATTCGGGTGTGGGAAAGAGTAACCTGTTGTCCCGCTTCACCCGCAATGAGTTCAATCTGGAGAGCAAGAGCACCATTGGAGTCGAGTTTGCCACGCGGAGTATCCAGGTGGATGGCAAGACGGTGAAGGCCCAGATATGGGACACAGCGGGTCAGGAGCGTTACCGAGCCATAACCTCAGC ATACTACCGTGGGGCCGTTGGTGCTCTCCTGGTCTATGACATTGCCAAGCATTTAACTTATGAGAATGTGGAGCGCTGGCTGAAGGAGCTGAGGGATCACGCTGACAGCAACATTGTTATCATGCTGGTGGGCAACAAGAGTGACCTGCGCCACCTCAGGGCTGTTCCCACTGATGAGGCCCGGGCTTTTGCTG AGAAGAATGGCTTATCTTTTCTGGAGACATCGGCTTTGGACTCCACCAATGTAGAGACGGCCTTCCAGACCATTCTGACAG AGATTTACCGTATCGTCTCCCAGAAGCAGATGTCGGAGCGCCAGGAGAGCGACATGTCTCCCAGCAACAACGTGGTTAATATCCAGGTGCAGCCCACTGAGAACAAACCAAAGATGCAGTGCTGTCAGAACATCTAG